AAAAAGAAGTAGTCATAGTCGATGCTCCCAATGTTACTGCTGAGCTTATAGCGGAGTGGTTTGCAAAGAGGATAGCAGAAAAAGCCGGGAAAAATGTAAAGCGAATAAAAGTTAAGGTCTGGGAGGATCCAAGAAGCTATGCTGAGATAGTCTTAGAACGCTAACGTTTGTTCCAAAAAGATTAAATCCTGTTCACCATATCTTTTTTAAGGTGAAGGAAGATGAGATTCTCAAGAGGAAGAAACTTTATGTTTAGAATCCCAGAAGGAGAAGAGTTCCTAACATTCATTAACAAATTCGCAGAAAAAAACAACGTTCTTATCGGAACCGTGAGTGCAATTGGGACACTAAGAAACCCGAAAATCGGGTATTTTGAAGAGGAAAAGGGCAAATATAAGGTAATTGAGTTAAGCGGTACTTATGAGCTCCTTTCTGCGCTGGGCAACATCAGCCTGAAAGATGGGAGGCCTTTTGCCCATATCCATGTAGCTTTAGGAGACAAAGAAGGGAAGGTATGGGGTGGCCACTTAATTGAAGGAGAAGTATTTGTCGCTGAAGTCATCATTCACGAACTGCTCGGAGAACCCCTGGAAAGAAAGCTTCAAAAGAATGGATTAGCACTTTGGGATGCAGAAAAAATTTAAAGGAGCAAAACCCCTCATACTTTCTTCTCTTCCTTTAAGATTTTTGCAAGTACCATGTAATGCCATCCCATTATCCCAAAGATGCCTATGAACTCTGAAACTGCCACTCCTCTAAAGACTTTCATTGCCCAAAGACCAAGGATCCAGCTGAGAACGAATATTATGGCAGTTATCATCCCAAGTTGTTTCTCTCCTCCAAGATATAACCCAACCCCAGCCACCAGCATCCCAAAACTTGCCGTAATGAAGAAACCCCAGCTGACATAGTAGTGAAGGGAAGTCCCTTCAGGAAAAATTCCAATTCCCGCCAGGAATATCAAGCCAAGGATAAAAATCCAGATTCCAAGCTTCATTGTAGGGTGTTTTGCCTTCTTGAAAAGCCCTAAAGCATAATAGATACCCAAAATCGCCGCAACTATAAGTGGAACATTCATCACCCAGTTATAAGGCAGACCAACTTTTCCGAGATCGCTTATAGCATTATTTGTGATGCTCCACCAAGAGCGATGTATGACTATTGCTGTGAATATCCCACCTAATCCGATCAACGGTGCACAGAGACCAGCCAGTTGTTGGCTTCTTCTCATTGGTATCACTGGTTTAATATTCACCTTCTACCTATAAACCCTAACGCCTATTAAAACTCCCAACAGGGGTTTAAGTTCAGCATACACTACTTCTCATAAAACACCCTATACTGCTGAACGTATTTCTCCTTTTCCAGTAGAAAGTCGTCGTCTTCCGGATAGTACTTTGCGAGTTCAGGATTTTCGCCCGCGAACTTTTTAATTGACTCCATTGAGTCCCAGATGGTTACGAGAAGGAAATGTGCCACCTCTTCTTCATCTCTCCGCGTGAAATAAAGTTTTATCAAACCATCAACAGAGCTATAATCTGGTACCGCTCTTTCAATCAAAAACTTCTCATATTCGTCAGCTTTTGCAATTGGAACTTTTCCATGCCACAACCTCATAATAGCCAAAAATATCACCCAGTTTACCTATAGGCTTGAGGTATTTAAAACTAATGCCACAACGTTATTACTCTCAGTAAAAAGAAAGAGAAAAGCTTGTTTCACCACTCGTTCACACCACGTCCTCTACCCATACCACGTCCCATTCCTTTTCCTCGACCTTTTCCCATTCCTCTACCGTAACCTCCACCCATGCCTCTTCCTGGACCAATTCCACCACCTTCAGCTCCAAGAATTGGCTGTGTCAATTCTCCTCTGAGATAAGCCTGAACAGCTTGTTCGACTGTCATAGTTGGTGGTGCTGAGACA
Above is a genomic segment from Thermococcus sp. SY098 containing:
- a CDS encoding PPC domain-containing DNA-binding protein: MRFSRGRNFMFRIPEGEEFLTFINKFAEKNNVLIGTVSAIGTLRNPKIGYFEEEKGKYKVIELSGTYELLSALGNISLKDGRPFAHIHVALGDKEGKVWGGHLIEGEVFVAEVIIHELLGEPLERKLQKNGLALWDAEKI
- a CDS encoding DUF998 domain-containing protein yields the protein MRRSQQLAGLCAPLIGLGGIFTAIVIHRSWWSITNNAISDLGKVGLPYNWVMNVPLIVAAILGIYYALGLFKKAKHPTMKLGIWIFILGLIFLAGIGIFPEGTSLHYYVSWGFFITASFGMLVAGVGLYLGGEKQLGMITAIIFVLSWILGLWAMKVFRGVAVSEFIGIFGIMGWHYMVLAKILKEEKKV
- a CDS encoding antibiotic biosynthesis monooxygenase encodes the protein MRLWHGKVPIAKADEYEKFLIERAVPDYSSVDGLIKLYFTRRDEEEVAHFLLVTIWDSMESIKKFAGENPELAKYYPEDDDFLLEKEKYVQQYRVFYEK